A genomic window from Candidatus Rokuibacteriota bacterium includes:
- a CDS encoding HTTM domain-containing protein, protein MTEGAGLSTATANLAADALLVALALVVLFFLVRHEIWARVFLTRVDPRPAGLLRIAFGLVVLWTWLGLGPHLRLLFTDEGLWLTEQARQRFGGPLGYAWDPEHGFEHWWKLFEALLGAFSVLHLRSDPPFVTALYAAALLSLALMVLGVWTRLSTVASWLLLLQLYGYSTIFYNGGDFVVQVFLFLGMFCRWGEAYSIDSLRRRRRAVAEGHTSALPAPRPIPAWPLRLMMLQLAIIYCATGLLKSGPTWREGTALYYALNLDHFYRVPAQGLVTWLQLLGVLPLLTWLTRGWEVLFPLAVVGVAVRGYEADRRAGRWIAPPRWRQALSWVAVTAAWCLTAYALGLAWSGRPGPTRWVVTGGIAVTPALAGLLGALARRRWPRAFQAVLRWLLGTGLWLGFGVALHLGINAGVNVGTFAEVMLAVYLAWLTASELAAVRRFLLSGPCRPGEGGRPVRAGLVRWLLAPPDRLRFRAAGPTAIVRYRPDRRGIHQAATLRLWDSAQRLRFAADPALAPEVLDVEVHGAGGRLTGKAAVGSLASVLPGLSWLRPLSRMPGLARPAQWLALRLLGAAP, encoded by the coding sequence ATGACAGAGGGAGCCGGCCTGTCCACCGCGACGGCCAACCTGGCGGCGGACGCGCTGCTGGTCGCCCTGGCGCTCGTCGTGCTGTTCTTCCTGGTCCGCCACGAGATCTGGGCGCGGGTCTTCTTGACCCGCGTGGACCCCCGGCCGGCCGGCCTGCTGCGCATCGCCTTCGGGCTGGTCGTCCTGTGGACCTGGCTCGGCCTCGGCCCGCACCTGCGCCTGCTCTTCACCGACGAGGGACTGTGGCTCACGGAGCAGGCTCGGCAGCGCTTCGGCGGGCCGCTTGGCTACGCCTGGGATCCGGAGCACGGGTTCGAGCACTGGTGGAAACTCTTCGAGGCCCTGCTCGGCGCCTTCTCGGTCCTGCACCTCCGCAGCGATCCCCCGTTCGTCACGGCGCTGTACGCGGCCGCCCTTCTGAGCCTCGCCCTGATGGTCCTCGGCGTGTGGACGCGGCTCAGCACGGTCGCGAGCTGGCTGCTCCTGCTTCAGCTCTACGGGTACAGCACCATCTTCTACAACGGGGGCGATTTCGTGGTGCAGGTCTTCCTCTTCCTCGGGATGTTCTGCCGCTGGGGCGAGGCCTACTCGATCGACAGCCTGCGGCGGCGCCGGCGCGCAGTTGCCGAGGGCCACACCTCCGCGCTGCCCGCTCCGCGCCCCATCCCGGCGTGGCCGCTGCGGCTGATGATGCTGCAGCTCGCGATCATCTACTGCGCCACGGGTCTGCTCAAGAGCGGACCGACCTGGCGCGAGGGAACGGCGCTCTACTACGCGCTCAACTTGGACCACTTCTACCGTGTGCCGGCCCAGGGCCTGGTGACCTGGCTCCAGCTCCTCGGGGTCCTGCCGCTGCTCACCTGGCTCACGCGCGGGTGGGAGGTACTCTTCCCGCTGGCCGTGGTCGGCGTGGCGGTACGCGGCTACGAGGCCGATCGCCGGGCCGGCCGCTGGATCGCGCCGCCCCGCTGGCGACAGGCGCTCTCCTGGGTGGCCGTCACGGCGGCCTGGTGCCTCACCGCCTACGCGCTCGGCCTCGCGTGGAGCGGGCGCCCCGGCCCAACCCGCTGGGTCGTCACCGGCGGCATCGCCGTGACGCCTGCGCTCGCCGGCCTCCTCGGCGCGCTCGCGCGCCGCCGCTGGCCCCGCGCATTCCAGGCGGTCCTGCGCTGGCTGCTCGGCACGGGCCTCTGGCTGGGCTTCGGCGTGGCGCTTCACCTGGGTATCAACGCGGGCGTGAACGTCGGCACCTTCGCCGAGGTCATGCTCGCCGTCTACCTCGCCTGGCTCACCGCGTCCGAACTGGCGGCCGTCCGGCGCTTCCTGCTCTCCGGCCCCTGCCGTCCAGGCGAGGGCGGGAGGCCGGTGCGCGCCGGGTTGGTGCGCTGGCTCCTCGCGCCCCCGGACCGGCTGCGCTTCCGCGCCGCCGGCCCCACCGCCATCGTTCGCTACCGCCCAGACCGGCGCGGCATTCACCAGGCCGCCACGCTGCGCCTCTGGGACTCCGCACAGCGCCTGCGCTTCGCGGCCGATCCCGCCCTTGCGCCGGAGGTGCTCGACGTGGAGGTCCATGGGGCCGGCGGCCGGCTGACGGGGAAGGCGGCGGTGGGTTCCCTCGCGAGCGTGCTCCCGGGCCTCTCGTGGCTCCGTCCCCTGTCGCGAATGCCGGGTCTCGCCCGCCCGGCGCAGTGGCTGGCCCTCCGGCTCCTGGGGGCAGCCCCGTAG
- a CDS encoding PEP-CTERM sorting domain-containing protein, whose translation MVVMVVIMALTGPAAAGVVFGVDNFNGGVLSNWSSGSFTLGVDTTPSGQNFLGIGGDSSNFGLTNGSVTLTVPTAAAHTSATALFRLYVIRSMDGDEPFSVSGDGTDLINPDALFSNLGTSTCTDNVSAGCTNIKAVIAPAGTVGPVVAALGFTPLNCCAVGDTYYDLTLTFPHSAASLALVFSYGGLQDLNDESWGLDNVAVQTNASITEPPPSGVPAPATLWLLCLGVVGLAVATRNLRSPRDSSQS comes from the coding sequence ATGGTGGTGATGGTCGTTATTATGGCCTTGACGGGCCCTGCCGCGGCGGGCGTCGTCTTCGGGGTGGACAATTTCAATGGTGGAGTGCTGAGCAACTGGTCGTCGGGGAGCTTCACGCTCGGCGTCGATACGACGCCCAGCGGCCAGAACTTCCTGGGGATTGGCGGTGACAGTTCCAACTTCGGATTGACGAACGGTTCCGTGACCCTCACCGTGCCAACAGCTGCGGCCCACACGAGCGCGACGGCCCTGTTCCGGCTCTACGTGATCCGTTCAATGGACGGTGATGAGCCCTTCAGCGTTAGCGGGGACGGCACGGATCTCATCAATCCAGACGCCCTGTTCAGCAATCTCGGCACCAGCACGTGTACGGACAATGTGAGCGCCGGCTGCACCAACATCAAGGCCGTCATCGCGCCGGCCGGGACGGTGGGTCCCGTGGTGGCGGCCTTGGGCTTCACTCCGCTCAACTGCTGCGCTGTGGGCGACACCTATTACGACCTCACACTGACCTTCCCACACTCGGCCGCCAGCCTTGCGCTCGTCTTCTCATATGGCGGCCTACAAGATCTTAATGACGAGAGCTGGGGGCTGGACAATGTCGCGGTGCAGACGAACGCAAGCATCACGGAGCCCCCGCCGTCCGGGGTGCCCGCACCGGCTACCCTGTGGCTTCTCTGCCTCGGTGTCGTCGGGCTGGCCGTGGCGACACGAAACCTGCGGAGTCCGCGCGACTCCAGCCAATCGTAG